Proteins encoded by one window of Clostridium perfringens:
- a CDS encoding DNA polymerase III subunit delta', which translates to MIGHNKVRDRFSKSVSKNALSHAHLIIGEDGIGKSLLADEFAYKILGIPSQREHVDIVHYKSEKASFGVDLVRNIIAEANKKPYECDRKVIIIHNGEKLTVAAQNALLKTIEEPLTGIFIIILSSNIDSILETIRSRCQIHRLAPLSKEEINLYISKKYNGIDDELNRTLISFSEGIPGRVDKFMNDDIFKDIRNTVIDMLKDIGHGKIEVPIKYSDKFYSMKGNEEEILETITIFARDSIIFKEIENNLSIINGDKIDDIREIASNLSYNKLNRIIKVVNEARNNLKSNTNLWLTLDSMLISILEE; encoded by the coding sequence ATGATAGGTCACAATAAAGTTAGAGATAGATTTAGTAAAAGTGTAAGTAAAAATGCACTTTCCCATGCTCATTTAATTATTGGTGAGGATGGAATAGGAAAAAGTCTTTTAGCAGATGAATTTGCTTATAAGATTTTAGGAATACCATCACAGAGAGAACATGTAGATATTGTTCATTATAAATCTGAAAAGGCCTCTTTTGGTGTTGATTTAGTAAGAAATATTATAGCTGAGGCAAATAAAAAACCTTATGAATGTGATAGAAAGGTTATAATAATTCATAATGGAGAAAAGCTTACAGTTGCAGCACAAAATGCTTTATTAAAGACCATAGAAGAACCTCTTACAGGTATTTTTATAATAATTTTAAGTAGTAATATTGATTCTATATTAGAAACTATAAGATCTAGATGTCAAATACATAGGTTAGCACCTCTTAGTAAAGAGGAAATTAATTTATATATATCTAAAAAGTATAATGGAATAGATGATGAATTAAATAGAACTCTTATATCTTTTAGTGAAGGTATCCCAGGAAGAGTTGATAAATTCATGAATGATGATATTTTTAAGGATATAAGAAATACAGTTATAGATATGTTAAAAGATATTGGGCATGGGAAAATAGAAGTTCCTATAAAATATTCTGATAAATTTTATAGCATGAAGGGTAACGAAGAGGAAATCTTAGAGACAATAACTATTTTTGCCAGAGACTCAATTATATTTAAGGAAATAGAAAACAACTTGTCCATAATAAATGGAGATAAAATAGATGATATTAGAGAAATAGCTAGTAATTTATCCTATAATAAATTAAATAGGATAATAAAAGTAGTTAATGAGGCCAGAAATAATTTAAAAAGTAATACTAATTTATGGCTAACTTTAGATAGTATGCTGATTAGTATATTGGAGGAATAA
- a CDS encoding guanylate kinase, which produces MGKIFCIMGKSGSGKDTILKEINKVEDLNLKTIVTYTTRPKRNNETDGVEYFFIDKEKLDDFNREGKIIECRVYDTVHGKWYYLTVDDGQINLEENNYIVIVTLEAYSEFRKYFGDEKLVPLYIDLDDGVRLERALKREREQKSPNYNEMCRRFLADNEDFSEDKLLNNNIIKKYNNYNLEECISEIYDVIRKTSK; this is translated from the coding sequence ATGGGTAAAATATTTTGCATAATGGGGAAAAGTGGTTCTGGTAAGGATACTATTTTAAAAGAGATAAATAAGGTTGAAGATTTAAATTTAAAAACTATAGTTACATATACAACTAGACCTAAAAGAAATAATGAAACAGATGGAGTGGAATATTTCTTTATAGATAAAGAAAAGCTAGATGATTTTAATAGAGAAGGTAAGATAATAGAATGTAGAGTTTATGATACTGTTCATGGAAAATGGTATTACCTAACTGTAGATGATGGCCAAATAAACTTAGAAGAAAATAATTATATAGTTATTGTAACTTTAGAGGCTTATTCTGAGTTTAGAAAATATTTTGGAGATGAGAAATTAGTACCACTTTACATAGACTTAGATGATGGAGTTAGACTTGAAAGAGCATTAAAAAGAGAGAGAGAACAGAAAAGTCCTAATTATAATGAGATGTGCAGAAGATTTTTAGCAGATAATGAAGATTTTAGTGAAGATAAATTACTAAATAACAATATAATTAAGAAATATAACAATTACAATTTAGAAGAATGTATAAGTGAAATATATGATGTAATAAGAAAAACTTCTAAATAA
- a CDS encoding DUF362 domain-containing protein translates to MAYKILDTCVSCGACAAECPVDAISQGDTQFVIDADTCIDCGNCANVCPVGAPVQE, encoded by the coding sequence ATGGCATACAAAATATTAGACACATGTGTAAGCTGTGGAGCATGCGCTGCTGAGTGTCCTGTAGATGCAATATCACAAGGAGATACTCAATTCGTTATAGATGCAGATACTTGTATCGATTGCGGAAACTGCGCTAATGTTTGTCCAGTAGGTGCACCAGTTCAAGAATAA
- a CDS encoding protein arginine kinase, whose amino-acid sequence MVQWISPLDNSIVIASKVKILRNIKGIKFTKMLNEEEFNNLSSMVLGHLKEVDILDKCYVVKLKDGEEKIIDYYKENFGLIKYFENKDNLIFIMNKNGEFNILLNEEEHIGIECTNSGLSLREVYSKVDKLDDLIEEKIHYSFDSELGYLTSNIKNLGTALRAKVFIHLPLLSSNNLIRIIKNALKEEGIILKSIYNSGNKDVGNIYEVSNIKTLGMSEKDILDSLISITNKLILREKNQRDNLSKDEYIELKDDILRALGVLRNTYSIDRDEALKYLSYVRLGVELGIIEDLSLKSVNSAMIEIQPDMINNSSIKKRDIQSLKIERAKIIRNALNT is encoded by the coding sequence GTGGTTCAATGGATTAGCCCCTTAGATAATAGTATAGTAATTGCATCAAAAGTTAAAATCTTAAGAAACATAAAAGGAATTAAATTCACTAAGATGTTAAATGAAGAGGAATTTAATAATCTTTCAAGTATGGTTTTAGGACACTTGAAAGAAGTTGATATTTTGGATAAATGTTATGTAGTTAAATTAAAAGACGGTGAAGAAAAAATAATAGATTACTACAAAGAAAATTTTGGCTTAATAAAATACTTTGAAAATAAGGATAATCTTATTTTTATAATGAATAAAAATGGAGAATTTAATATATTACTGAATGAAGAAGAGCATATTGGGATAGAATGTACAAATAGTGGATTAAGTTTAAGAGAAGTGTATTCTAAGGTAGATAAATTAGATGACTTAATTGAAGAAAAAATACACTATTCCTTTGATTCTGAATTAGGATACTTAACATCAAATATAAAAAATTTAGGAACAGCTTTAAGAGCAAAGGTATTTATACACTTACCTCTTTTAAGTTCAAATAATTTAATAAGAATAATAAAAAATGCTCTAAAGGAAGAAGGAATTATTCTAAAGAGTATATATAATTCAGGAAATAAAGATGTTGGCAATATTTATGAAGTATCTAATATTAAGACTTTAGGAATGTCAGAAAAAGATATTTTAGATTCTCTTATATCTATTACTAATAAATTAATTTTAAGAGAGAAAAACCAAAGAGATAATCTTTCAAAGGATGAGTATATTGAATTAAAAGATGATATTTTAAGAGCCTTAGGAGTTTTGAGAAATACCTATTCAATAGATAGGGATGAAGCTTTAAAATATTTATCTTATGTAAGGTTAGGAGTTGAGCTAGGCATTATAGAAGATCTTAGTTTAAAATCAGTAAATTCTGCTATGATTGAAATTCAACCTGATATGATAAATAACTCATCAATTAAAAAGAGAGATATACAAAGTTTAAAAATAGAAAGAGCCAAAATTATTAGAAATGCTTTAAACACATAA
- a CDS encoding Mur ligase family protein has product MVGRVSDLKLKDLRVLEGRNIKGEENLIFIDIEESERKRLYWLISDYEFICRKMNIEGTLKEAIYNEFGGCAWLTYSNKELALFIIESLIEGVSADKLLNEAVAKKQRIWEYNLLEECSKKKIDFFKEDDEIIVGYGVNSKRISKEDYENKNYNLDLINNGVIPIVSITGTNGKTSTSRLIYKGFENLGYFSGLAMTGGIIINNEFVKKGDTTGFYSAKKVLTNPQVEVGVLETARGGILRKGLGFKNSKVAIITSLAEDHIGVDGIKDINDLLDIKLITTREVLPEGKVIIKAEPKLYEVLQTKENLVLFNSKKNEYIEKHMKNGKEAWFVEDENVIFFDGKDKNIISNIKDFKFTHNGNSKTNINNILVSIAAIYEVHKNLKEVVECLKNIECDVYNNIGRQNIIEFENFKIILDYGHNPEAFEKLFYLANKIKRNKIISIVSSPGDRLDEYIKELGRIAGKNSDTIIIKETFDRRGREELEITNLIKSGINEVENKSVEVLSIIDEEEAIKKAISMAEEGDIIVDFTQHLDVVIPVINKYLSNHGKEIIEVDLEDFH; this is encoded by the coding sequence ATGGTAGGAAGGGTGAGTGATTTGAAACTAAAGGATTTAAGAGTTCTAGAGGGGAGAAATATAAAGGGAGAAGAAAATCTTATATTTATAGACATAGAGGAATCTGAAAGAAAAAGATTATATTGGTTAATAAGTGATTATGAGTTCATATGCAGAAAGATGAATATTGAAGGTACCTTAAAAGAGGCTATATATAATGAGTTTGGAGGATGTGCGTGGTTAACTTACTCTAATAAGGAATTAGCTTTATTTATAATTGAAAGCTTAATAGAGGGAGTAAGTGCAGATAAATTATTAAATGAAGCTGTAGCTAAAAAGCAACGGATTTGGGAGTATAACTTATTAGAAGAGTGTTCTAAGAAAAAAATAGACTTCTTTAAAGAGGATGATGAAATAATAGTAGGGTATGGAGTTAATTCTAAGAGAATAAGTAAAGAGGATTATGAAAATAAAAATTATAATCTGGATTTAATAAATAATGGAGTTATTCCTATAGTATCTATAACAGGAACTAATGGTAAAACATCTACTTCAAGATTAATATACAAAGGTTTTGAGAATTTAGGGTATTTCTCTGGATTAGCTATGACTGGTGGAATAATTATAAATAATGAGTTTGTAAAGAAGGGAGATACTACAGGATTTTATAGTGCTAAAAAGGTTCTTACCAATCCACAGGTTGAAGTTGGGGTTTTAGAGACTGCTAGAGGTGGTATTTTAAGAAAGGGATTAGGATTTAAAAATTCTAAGGTTGCCATAATAACATCCTTAGCAGAGGACCACATAGGGGTAGATGGAATAAAAGATATTAATGATTTACTAGATATAAAATTAATTACAACTAGAGAAGTTTTACCAGAAGGAAAAGTAATAATAAAGGCAGAACCAAAGCTATATGAAGTTCTACAGACAAAAGAAAATTTAGTTTTATTTAATTCTAAAAAGAATGAATATATTGAAAAACACATGAAAAATGGTAAGGAAGCTTGGTTCGTAGAGGATGAAAATGTAATATTTTTTGATGGTAAAGATAAAAATATTATCTCTAATATAAAAGATTTTAAGTTTACTCATAATGGTAATTCAAAAACTAATATAAATAATATTTTGGTATCTATAGCTGCTATATATGAAGTACATAAAAATTTAAAGGAAGTAGTGGAGTGCTTAAAAAATATAGAGTGTGATGTCTATAACAATATTGGAAGACAAAACATAATTGAATTTGAAAATTTTAAGATTATATTGGATTATGGTCATAATCCAGAAGCCTTTGAGAAATTATTTTACCTAGCTAATAAGATCAAAAGAAATAAGATAATTTCTATAGTTTCATCACCAGGAGATAGGCTTGATGAATACATAAAAGAATTAGGAAGAATAGCAGGTAAAAATTCAGATACTATTATAATAAAAGAAACCTTTGATAGAAGGGGAAGAGAGGAATTAGAAATAACTAATTTAATAAAAAGTGGGATAAATGAAGTTGAAAATAAATCAGTAGAAGTATTATCAATAATAGATGAAGAAGAAGCTATCAAAAAGGCAATATCAATGGCCGAAGAAGGAGACATTATAGTAGATTTTACTCAACATTTAGATGTAGTAATACCTGTTATAAATAAATACTTATCTAATCATGGAAAAGAAATTATAGAGGTTGATTTAGAAGACTTTCACTAA
- a CDS encoding aminotransferase class I/II-fold pyridoxal phosphate-dependent enzyme, translated as MRNIPIINGISMYLREEIVPFSMPGHKNGRGFKGFEEILLQGDLTEVEGLDNLQHPEGIIKEAEDKLSKLYKSKKSYFLVNGSTCGNLIMIFSLFKEGDKVLVERNCHKSIMNGIIMRKLKPVFINNIFHSKLKAPVGIDLNHLKEQISLNKDLKGIILTYPNYYGVGVNIDETIKIAREANLKVGIDSAHGAHFGFNKLLPESVQELKADIVVMSAHKTLPSLTQTAWMHVNNEDFIEEIEFYKNIFMSTSPSYMFMMSLDYSRNFLEEHGEEAYNNLFKIIEDFKNNIKDLSYFKILDKEFLINGLEKNIKINDIKIDNSRIVLNLRENLNGNKLLDYLRSKNIQCEMSDNKNVVLIPSPFNTEEDFKILKDALKSCDINCLKDEEIDFYLTDLPEKKLEPFEVLDLEYERININDAVGKIVAESIVPYPPGVPMLIMGEVIEERHVKLLNEYMKNKVDLIGIKDKKVKVIKNK; from the coding sequence TTGAGAAATATTCCTATAATTAATGGGATATCAATGTACTTAAGAGAAGAAATAGTACCTTTTTCTATGCCAGGTCATAAGAATGGACGAGGCTTTAAGGGATTTGAAGAAATACTTTTACAAGGTGATTTAACTGAAGTTGAAGGATTAGATAATTTGCAGCATCCAGAGGGAATAATTAAAGAAGCTGAGGATAAACTTTCTAAGTTATATAAAAGTAAAAAGAGTTATTTTTTAGTTAATGGAAGTACTTGTGGAAATTTAATAATGATATTTTCTTTGTTTAAAGAAGGAGATAAAGTTTTAGTAGAAAGAAATTGTCACAAAAGTATAATGAATGGAATAATAATGAGAAAATTAAAACCAGTTTTTATAAATAATATATTTCATTCAAAATTAAAAGCACCAGTAGGAATTGATTTAAATCATTTAAAAGAGCAAATAAGTTTAAATAAGGATTTAAAAGGAATAATATTAACCTACCCTAATTATTATGGCGTAGGAGTTAATATAGATGAGACTATAAAAATAGCTAGAGAGGCAAATTTAAAAGTTGGAATAGATTCAGCTCATGGAGCACACTTTGGATTTAACAAGTTATTGCCTGAAAGTGTACAAGAATTAAAGGCTGATATAGTTGTAATGAGTGCTCATAAAACTTTACCAAGTTTAACACAGACTGCTTGGATGCATGTTAACAATGAGGATTTTATTGAAGAAATAGAATTTTATAAAAACATTTTTATGAGTACTAGCCCTTCATATATGTTTATGATGAGTTTAGATTATTCAAGAAATTTTTTAGAAGAACATGGTGAAGAGGCATACAATAACTTGTTTAAGATCATAGAGGATTTTAAAAATAATATTAAGGACTTATCATATTTTAAAATATTAGATAAGGAATTTTTAATTAATGGATTAGAAAAAAATATTAAGATAAATGATATTAAGATAGATAATAGTAGAATAGTACTAAACTTAAGGGAAAATTTAAATGGGAATAAACTATTAGATTATTTAAGAAGTAAAAATATACAATGTGAAATGAGTGATAATAAAAATGTTGTTTTAATACCGTCACCATTTAATACTGAAGAAGATTTTAAAATTTTAAAAGATGCTTTAAAATCTTGTGATATAAATTGTCTTAAAGATGAAGAAATAGATTTTTATTTAACAGATTTACCAGAGAAAAAATTAGAACCTTTTGAAGTTTTAGATTTAGAATATGAAAGAATTAATATAAATGATGCTGTAGGTAAAATTGTAGCAGAGAGTATAGTTCCGTATCCACCAGGAGTCCCTATGCTAATAATGGGCGAAGTAATAGAAGAAAGACATGTTAAATTACTTAATGAGTATATGAAAAATAAAGTAGATTTAATAGGGATAAAGGATAAAAAAGTTAAGGTAATAAAGAATAAGTAA
- a CDS encoding MBL fold metallo-hydrolase: MNIYWLGHSCFLIKTNLGKRILMDPFDIDIGYIPYKGDVDLVTISHMHFDHNCTKYINDEAKVLTDLVDYQNTFCKVKSYLSFHDDCFGLKRDKNFIFKILCDDITLCHLGDLGHILSSKVIKQLGHIDILFVPVGEHLTISVENLKKVILDINPSYVIPMHYKTAKLSFYLNTVDKFLMEMKGFKITHDQVLSVNSESLPENTTIKILELTSEDMI; the protein is encoded by the coding sequence ATGAATATTTATTGGTTAGGTCATTCTTGTTTTTTAATAAAAACTAATCTTGGAAAACGTATATTAATGGACCCATTTGATATAGATATAGGATATATTCCCTATAAAGGTGATGTGGACTTAGTTACTATAAGTCATATGCACTTCGATCATAATTGTACAAAATACATTAATGATGAAGCAAAAGTATTAACAGACTTAGTTGATTATCAAAATACCTTTTGCAAAGTTAAATCATATTTATCTTTTCATGATGATTGCTTTGGATTAAAACGTGATAAAAACTTCATATTTAAAATTCTTTGTGATGACATAACACTTTGTCATTTAGGAGATTTAGGACATATACTTTCTTCTAAAGTTATAAAGCAACTAGGCCATATAGATATATTATTTGTTCCTGTAGGAGAACATTTAACTATTTCTGTAGAAAATCTAAAAAAGGTAATCCTAGATATAAATCCTAGTTACGTTATTCCAATGCATTATAAAACTGCAAAATTAAGTTTCTATTTAAATACTGTAGATAAATTTCTAATGGAAATGAAAGGTTTTAAAATAACTCATGATCAAGTTTTATCAGTAAATTCTGAATCACTTCCTGAAAATACTACAATAAAAATATTAGAGCTAACTTCTGAAGATATGATATAA
- a CDS encoding CtsR family transcriptional regulator produces the protein MAKLSDSIEYFLKDLLDQTEDNNLIIRRNELADKFKCAPSQINYVLTTRFTYEKGYLIESRRGGGGYIVIKKVIHEVHADRRDLIYDEIGTGITYHNAAAIVDNLLEHNIIDEKAANLTKVAINDRTLQSSKNINETRADIFKALLMVLLK, from the coding sequence ATGGCTAAATTGTCAGATTCAATAGAATATTTTCTAAAGGATTTATTAGACCAAACAGAAGATAACAATTTAATAATAAGAAGAAATGAGTTAGCTGATAAGTTTAAGTGTGCACCATCACAGATAAATTATGTTTTAACAACTAGATTTACCTATGAAAAAGGATATTTAATTGAAAGTAGAAGAGGTGGTGGTGGATACATTGTAATAAAAAAAGTAATTCATGAAGTTCATGCTGATAGAAGAGATTTAATTTATGATGAGATAGGTACAGGGATTACATACCATAATGCAGCTGCCATTGTAGATAATTTACTTGAACATAATATCATAGATGAGAAAGCAGCAAATCTTACTAAGGTTGCAATAAATGATAGAACCCTTCAGAGTTCTAAGAATATAAATGAAACAAGGGCAGATATTTTTAAGGCTTTGCTTATGGTATTGCTTAAGTAA
- a CDS encoding PSP1 domain-containing protein: MIEVIGVRFKKAGKIYYFGPNGIEIKKGQNVIVETARGIEFGECVIGIRKISEEDIVAPLKSVLRLATEEDINKHKENKAKETEAFEICLKKIEEHNLVMKLIDVEYTFDNNKVIFYFTAEGRVDFRELVKDLATIFKTRIELRQIGVRDEAKMIGGLGPCGRPLCCSTFLGDFASVSIKMAKEQSLSLNPTKISGICGRLMCCLNYEQSTYEEIRKELPRVGSVVETELGKGEVVGNNVLKELVRVKLPRKNEEIIQDFKMYDVKLISGSYEGEVEDTNIRLEITDEADKALIKNLIKDN; the protein is encoded by the coding sequence ATGATAGAAGTAATAGGAGTCAGATTTAAAAAAGCTGGTAAAATATATTACTTTGGTCCTAATGGTATAGAGATAAAGAAGGGTCAAAACGTAATTGTTGAAACTGCTAGAGGTATTGAATTTGGAGAATGTGTAATTGGTATAAGAAAAATTAGTGAAGAGGATATCGTTGCACCATTAAAATCTGTATTAAGATTAGCTACAGAGGAAGATATAAATAAGCATAAGGAGAATAAAGCTAAAGAAACAGAGGCTTTTGAAATATGCTTAAAGAAGATAGAAGAACATAATTTAGTAATGAAACTAATAGATGTAGAATATACATTTGATAATAATAAGGTTATATTCTACTTTACTGCAGAGGGTAGAGTTGACTTTAGAGAATTAGTAAAAGATTTAGCAACTATATTTAAGACAAGAATAGAGCTTAGACAAATAGGGGTTAGAGATGAGGCTAAAATGATAGGTGGACTTGGACCATGTGGAAGACCTCTTTGTTGCTCTACATTCTTAGGAGACTTTGCTTCAGTTTCAATAAAAATGGCTAAGGAACAAAGTTTATCACTAAATCCAACTAAGATATCAGGAATATGTGGAAGACTTATGTGTTGTTTAAATTATGAGCAAAGCACATATGAAGAAATAAGAAAAGAACTTCCTAGAGTAGGATCTGTAGTTGAGACTGAACTTGGAAAAGGTGAAGTAGTAGGTAACAACGTATTAAAGGAATTAGTAAGAGTTAAATTACCAAGAAAAAATGAAGAGATTATACAGGATTTTAAAATGTATGATGTAAAATTAATCTCAGGTAGCTATGAAGGTGAAGTAGAGGATACAAACATTAGATTAGAAATTACTGATGAAGCGGATAAAGCATTAATTAAAAATCTAATAAAAGATAATTAA
- a CDS encoding cyclic-di-AMP receptor: MKLVISIVQDDDALDLVDALNEKGYSVTKLATTGGFLKSGNTTLLAGVQKEKVDDVISIIKDICQTRKGVVSSSASVSEPGGVYIPYPMEVQVGGATIFVVDVDKFIKI, from the coding sequence ATGAAATTAGTAATATCTATAGTTCAGGATGATGATGCTTTAGATTTAGTTGATGCGTTAAATGAGAAAGGTTATAGTGTAACTAAATTAGCTACAACAGGTGGATTTTTAAAATCAGGAAATACTACACTTTTAGCTGGGGTTCAAAAAGAAAAGGTTGATGATGTTATAAGTATAATAAAAGATATATGCCAAACAAGAAAGGGCGTTGTAAGTTCATCTGCAAGTGTTTCTGAACCAGGTGGAGTGTATATACCATATCCTATGGAAGTGCAGGTTGGAGGAGCTACAATATTTGTTGTTGATGTAGATAAATTTATAAAGATTTAA